In Dehalococcoidia bacterium, one DNA window encodes the following:
- the hisC gene encoding histidinol-phosphate transaminase has product MSEKSSLDIDVQRLLRPDLSALEGYEPIEPVDQLAQRLGVKPEQIVKLDGNENPYGPSPRALEALASYPSYHIYPDPVQREARRAIAAYLSLSEEHIVAGSGSDELIELLIKAFLSPGEAVIDCPPTFGMYSFLTSVAGGRVIEAPRSDDYSLDVASVRAAARDAKMLFVASPNNPTGNVTGRDELDALLATGLIVVVDEAYVEFSGGSFASLVPSRDNLIVLRTFSKWAGLAGLRAGYGVMTPAVARTLMKIKQPYNLNAAAQAALIASLEDAALLEERVRRLLGERERLFELLSGVPFLRPLPSQANFVLCRVIGADAKDVWRRLRERGIMVRYFEAPRLRDCLRISVGLPEQTEALIAALQEIGGEIGR; this is encoded by the coding sequence ATGAGCGAGAAGAGCAGTCTGGATATCGACGTGCAGCGCCTGTTGCGGCCTGATCTCTCTGCGCTGGAGGGCTACGAGCCCATTGAGCCAGTGGACCAGCTCGCGCAGCGGCTGGGGGTGAAACCGGAGCAGATCGTCAAGCTCGACGGCAACGAGAACCCCTACGGGCCATCGCCGCGGGCGCTGGAGGCGCTGGCGAGTTACCCCAGTTACCACATCTACCCCGACCCCGTGCAGCGGGAGGCGAGGCGGGCGATTGCCGCTTATCTTTCGCTGAGCGAGGAGCACATCGTCGCGGGGAGCGGCAGCGACGAGCTGATCGAGCTGCTGATCAAGGCGTTCCTTTCGCCCGGCGAAGCGGTCATCGATTGTCCGCCCACGTTCGGGATGTACTCGTTCCTGACGAGTGTGGCGGGCGGACGCGTCATCGAGGCGCCGCGCAGCGACGACTATTCGCTGGACGTGGCGTCGGTGCGCGCGGCCGCCCGCGACGCGAAAATGCTGTTCGTCGCCTCGCCGAACAACCCGACGGGGAATGTGACCGGCCGCGACGAGCTGGACGCGCTGCTGGCGACGGGGCTCATCGTCGTTGTCGATGAGGCGTATGTCGAGTTTTCGGGCGGAAGCTTCGCCTCGCTCGTGCCGTCGCGCGACAATCTCATCGTGCTGCGGACGTTCAGCAAGTGGGCGGGCCTGGCCGGGCTGCGCGCGGGGTACGGTGTGATGACGCCGGCCGTAGCGCGGACGCTGATGAAGATCAAGCAGCCGTATAACCTGAACGCGGCGGCGCAGGCGGCGCTCATCGCCTCGCTGGAGGACGCGGCGCTGCTCGAGGAGCGAGTGCGGCGCCTGCTCGGCGAAAGGGAGCGTCTGTTCGAACTCCTGAGCGGCGTTCCGTTCCTGCGGCCGCTGCCCTCGCAGGCGAACTTCGTCCTCTGCCGCGTTATCGGAGCGGACGCGAAGGACGTGTGGCGAAGGCTGCGCGAGCGCGGGATAATGGTGCGCTACTTCGAAGCGCCGCGCCTGCGCGACTGCCTGCGCATAAGCGTGGGGCTGCCCGAGCAAACGGAGGCGCTGATTGCGGCGCTGCAAGAGATAGGAGGCGAGATTGGCCGGTGA
- the hisD gene encoding histidinol dehydrogenase — MRIVLGADEARRSLLRRRPLTQMDVPPHIHERTRAVFGRELSPAEAVARIIRDVRNEGDAALRRYSEAFDGVPYPSLTVSPEEVKAAYEQVEPRIAAALRFAAERIRLFHEMQYDRTMSSFTKDGLGMRVRALQRVGVYALGTDAVYPSSVLMTALPAKVACVEEMFMISPVDRAGRVSPLKLVAADIAGIDSVFCGSGAQAIAAFAFGTETVPRVDKICGPGNIFVTLAKQQLYGVVGIDSVYGPTETVIIADGSADPALCAADLLAQAEHDELATALLITTSRRFAADVEREVERQLTGLERERVARASMEARGGAVIVRTLDEAIALANEYAPEHLCLLVRNPRPWSRRVRNAGGVFIGESSPEAMGDYTAGPSHVMPTAGSARFSSPLNVLDFLKITNVVGVGEESLREWGPAAAAIARAEGLTAHARAIEMRLGLDGGSDG; from the coding sequence ATGAGGATCGTTCTCGGCGCGGACGAGGCGCGCCGCTCGCTGCTACGCCGCCGGCCCCTGACGCAGATGGACGTGCCGCCCCACATTCACGAGAGGACGCGGGCGGTGTTCGGTCGGGAGCTTTCGCCGGCGGAGGCGGTGGCGCGCATCATACGCGACGTGCGAAACGAGGGCGACGCCGCCCTCAGGCGCTACAGCGAAGCGTTTGACGGCGTGCCGTACCCGTCCCTGACCGTCTCTCCCGAAGAGGTGAAGGCCGCGTACGAGCAGGTCGAGCCGAGAATCGCGGCCGCGCTGCGGTTCGCCGCCGAGCGTATCCGGCTGTTCCACGAGATGCAGTACGACCGGACCATGTCCAGCTTCACGAAGGACGGCCTGGGGATGCGCGTCCGGGCTCTCCAGCGCGTGGGCGTGTACGCGCTGGGCACCGACGCCGTCTACCCCTCCTCCGTTCTCATGACCGCGCTGCCGGCCAAGGTCGCGTGCGTCGAAGAGATGTTCATGATCTCGCCGGTCGATAGGGCGGGCCGCGTCTCCCCGCTGAAGCTTGTCGCCGCCGATATCGCCGGCATCGACAGCGTGTTCTGCGGCAGCGGCGCGCAGGCCATCGCGGCCTTTGCTTTCGGGACGGAAACGGTGCCGCGCGTCGACAAGATCTGCGGTCCCGGGAACATCTTCGTCACCCTAGCGAAGCAGCAGCTCTACGGTGTCGTCGGGATCGATTCCGTTTACGGGCCGACGGAGACCGTGATCATCGCTGACGGCAGCGCCGATCCCGCCCTGTGCGCGGCCGATCTCCTGGCGCAGGCGGAGCACGACGAGCTGGCGACGGCCTTACTGATCACGACCTCCCGCAGGTTTGCCGCGGACGTTGAGCGCGAGGTGGAACGGCAGCTTACCGGCCTCGAACGCGAACGGGTCGCGCGGGCGTCGATGGAGGCGCGGGGCGGCGCCGTCATCGTCCGCACGCTGGACGAGGCGATCGCCCTCGCCAACGAGTACGCGCCGGAGCACCTCTGTCTGCTCGTCCGCAACCCGCGTCCGTGGTCGCGACGGGTGCGCAACGCGGGCGGCGTCTTCATTGGAGAGTCTTCGCCCGAGGCGATGGGCGACTACACGGCCGGCCCCAGCCACGTCATGCCCACGGCGGGGAGCGCCCGCTTCTCGTCGCCGCTGAACGTGCTCGACTTCCTGAAGATCACCAACGTCGTGGGCGTCGGCGAGGAGTCGCTGCGCGAGTGGGGGCCGGCGGCGGCGGCTATAGCGCGCGCGGAGGGACTGACGGCGCACGCCCGCGCCATCGAGATGCGGCTCGGCCTCGACGGGGGCTCTGACGGATGA
- the purE gene encoding 5-(carboxyamino)imidazole ribonucleotide mutase gives MPEAIVAVVMGSKSDAPLVQECLDTLNALGIPHETHVLSAHRTPDKVREFAQSAEQRGIRVVIAAAGGSAALPGAIKAYTAVPVIGVPLASSDLKGVDALLAIAQMPPGVPVATVAVGKWGARNAALLAAEILALSDARIRQAYGAYREKQASR, from the coding sequence ATGCCAGAGGCAATCGTCGCCGTTGTGATGGGGTCGAAGTCAGACGCTCCGCTCGTCCAGGAGTGCCTCGACACCCTGAACGCCCTCGGCATCCCCCACGAGACGCACGTCCTCTCCGCCCACCGCACCCCCGACAAGGTGCGCGAGTTCGCCCAATCGGCGGAGCAGCGGGGGATACGCGTCGTCATCGCCGCCGCCGGCGGCTCCGCTGCTCTTCCGGGCGCCATCAAGGCCTACACCGCCGTGCCGGTCATCGGCGTCCCCCTCGCCTCCAGCGACCTCAAGGGCGTCGACGCCCTCCTCGCCATCGCCCAGATGCCGCCGGGCGTTCCGGTCGCCACCGTTGCCGTCGGCAAGTGGGGGGCGCGCAACGCCGCCCTTCTCGCCGCCGAGATCCTCGCCCTCAGCGACGCGCGGATAAGACAGGCGTACGGGGCCTATCGCGAGAAGCAGGCGTCGAGGTAA
- the purD gene encoding phosphoribosylamine--glycine ligase: MRVLIVGSGGREHALAWKIRQSSRLDALYVSPGNAGTAAIADNLPVKANDIEGIVRVAREQRIDLVVVGPEEPLTLGLVDALAAAGIAAFGPTKAAAELEASKVFAKELMVRHGIPTARHQSFDSMWEAGLYIAEHKEPLVIKADGLTAGKGAIVTRDAAEALEAADAILCDRVFGAAGARIVVEERLSGRETSAQAFTDGRTVVSMPLSCDHKPVFDYDEGPNTGGMGAYSPPGWIRPELVPWIHEHVTQATVRAMAEEGRPYCGVLYPGLLVTENGPNVLEFNCRFGDPETQAILPRLKSDLLEILWAVANGRLHEAQVEWRDEPCVAVVLASGGYPGKYDTGFPIRGLDELDEDAIVFHAGTRRENDGQLVTSGGRVMAVTALGATLEEARRKAYTNVERIRFEGMHYRRDIGGRRFRPRPEWLEIP; this comes from the coding sequence TTGCGAGTTCTCATCGTCGGCTCCGGTGGCCGTGAACACGCCCTCGCCTGGAAGATAAGGCAGTCTTCCCGGCTCGACGCCCTCTACGTCTCCCCGGGCAACGCCGGCACCGCGGCAATCGCCGATAACCTGCCCGTCAAGGCCAACGATATCGAAGGCATCGTCCGCGTGGCCCGCGAGCAGCGCATCGACCTCGTCGTTGTCGGACCGGAGGAGCCGCTAACCCTGGGCCTCGTCGACGCCCTCGCTGCCGCCGGGATCGCCGCCTTCGGCCCCACGAAAGCGGCCGCTGAGCTGGAGGCAAGCAAGGTCTTCGCCAAGGAGCTGATGGTCCGCCACGGCATCCCGACAGCGCGACACCAGAGCTTCGACTCCATGTGGGAGGCAGGCCTCTACATCGCCGAGCATAAGGAGCCGCTTGTCATCAAGGCCGACGGGCTCACCGCCGGCAAGGGCGCGATCGTCACCCGGGATGCGGCGGAAGCCCTGGAGGCCGCCGACGCCATACTCTGCGACCGCGTCTTCGGCGCGGCGGGCGCCCGCATCGTCGTCGAGGAGCGGCTGAGCGGCCGCGAAACGTCGGCGCAGGCGTTCACCGACGGGCGTACCGTTGTGTCCATGCCTCTCTCTTGCGATCACAAGCCCGTCTTCGACTACGACGAGGGGCCGAACACCGGCGGCATGGGCGCCTACAGCCCGCCCGGGTGGATCCGGCCGGAGCTGGTGCCCTGGATCCACGAACACGTCACCCAGGCCACCGTGCGGGCCATGGCGGAAGAGGGCCGCCCTTACTGTGGCGTCCTCTACCCCGGCCTGCTGGTCACCGAGAACGGGCCGAATGTGCTCGAGTTCAACTGCCGCTTCGGCGACCCCGAGACGCAGGCGATCCTGCCGCGCCTCAAGAGCGACCTGCTCGAAATACTGTGGGCGGTGGCGAACGGACGCCTGCACGAGGCGCAGGTGGAGTGGCGCGACGAGCCGTGCGTCGCCGTGGTGCTGGCGTCCGGCGGCTACCCCGGCAAGTACGACACCGGCTTCCCGATACGGGGGCTGGACGAGCTTGACGAAGACGCTATAGTGTTCCATGCGGGTACGCGCCGCGAGAATGACGGACAACTCGTCACGTCGGGGGGGCGGGTGATGGCAGTGACGGCGCTGGGCGCGACACTCGAGGAGGCGCGGCGCAAGGCGTACACCAACGTCGAGCGCATCCGCTTCGAGGGGATGCACTACCGTCGCGACATCGGCGGGCGGCGCTTCCGCCCCCGCCCCGAATGGCTAGAGATACCGTAG
- a CDS encoding cupin domain-containing protein — MSAGVVRRTLVSGERVTICEFTLTKGAVIAPHNHEHEQAGYVARGRLSFVIGGEGRELCAGDGYVVPANVTHAVTALEDSIAIDAFSPPRLEYMDS; from the coding sequence ATGTCGGCGGGCGTGGTGCGCCGCACTCTCGTCAGCGGCGAACGCGTCACCATCTGCGAGTTCACGCTGACGAAGGGGGCAGTGATTGCCCCGCACAACCACGAGCACGAGCAGGCGGGGTACGTCGCGCGTGGCCGGCTGTCATTCGTCATCGGCGGCGAAGGCCGGGAGCTGTGCGCCGGCGACGGCTACGTCGTCCCGGCCAACGTGACCCATGCCGTGACGGCGCTCGAGGACAGCATCGCTATCGACGCCTTCTCACCGCCTCGATTGGAGTACATGGACTCATGA
- a CDS encoding phosphoribosylaminoimidazolesuccinocarboxamide synthase, whose product MPVLLETQLPNLYARGKVRDTYDVGDGRLLMVTTDRISAFDVVLPNGIPDKGAVLTQLSGFWFGKTAGIVPNHLLRIIEDTKAPDLPLAVPPELVGRSMLVKKAERIDIECVARGYLSGSAWVEYQETGRVCGVALPEGLRESDQLPQPIFTPATKAESGHDINISYDEVAAKVGPDLAEQLRDTTLAVYRYAAGYARRRGIIIADTKMEFGRADGQLILIDELLTPDSSRFWSLDTYEPGKPQPSFDKQPVRDWLIRSGWNREPPAPELPPKIVAETSERYKEAFRRLTGREIRHR is encoded by the coding sequence GTGCCGGTACTACTTGAGACCCAATTGCCCAACCTCTACGCCCGCGGCAAGGTGCGCGACACGTACGACGTCGGCGACGGGCGCCTGCTCATGGTCACCACCGACCGCATCTCGGCGTTCGATGTGGTGCTACCCAACGGCATCCCCGACAAGGGCGCCGTCCTGACGCAACTCTCCGGCTTCTGGTTCGGGAAGACGGCCGGAATTGTCCCCAACCACCTTCTGCGCATCATCGAAGACACGAAAGCGCCCGACTTGCCGCTGGCCGTGCCGCCTGAGCTCGTCGGACGCTCGATGCTGGTGAAGAAGGCGGAGCGCATCGACATCGAATGCGTCGCGCGGGGCTACCTGTCCGGCTCGGCGTGGGTCGAGTACCAGGAAACGGGTCGCGTGTGCGGCGTGGCGCTGCCGGAAGGGTTGCGAGAGAGCGACCAGCTTCCGCAACCGATATTCACGCCGGCAACGAAGGCGGAAAGCGGCCACGATATTAACATCAGCTACGACGAGGTGGCTGCGAAGGTCGGGCCGGACCTGGCCGAGCAGTTGAGAGACACAACGCTGGCGGTTTACCGTTACGCCGCCGGCTACGCCCGTCGCCGCGGGATCATAATCGCCGACACGAAGATGGAGTTCGGGCGCGCGGACGGCCAACTGATCCTCATCGACGAGCTGCTGACGCCAGACTCAAGCCGCTTCTGGTCGCTCGACACGTACGAGCCGGGCAAGCCGCAGCCCAGCTTTGACAAGCAGCCTGTGCGCGACTGGCTGATCCGCTCCGGCTGGAACCGCGAGCCGCCGGCGCCCGAGCTGCCGCCGAAGATCGTCGCCGAGACGTCGGAGCGCTACAAAGAGGCGTTTCGCCGCCTCACCGGACGCGAGATCCGCCACCGCTAG
- the purB gene encoding adenylosuccinate lyase: MIPKYSRPEMAAIWSDKGKYDRWLQVEIAVCDAWAQRGDIPEEAAEKIRHASYDLEAMERYLAETHHDVISFLRTVADSLGEEGRYVHMGLTSYDVVDTALGIALRDSSDILLRDLAALIEAVEEKAREHKYTLMMGRTHGVHAEPITFGLKLASWVDELRRNERRLAEAKAEVAVGKISGPVGSHATVPPDIEEAVCKRLGLGIEAISTQIVHRDRHARFLTTLAVLASSLDKFATDLRNMQRTEILEVEEPFEAGQTGSSAMPHKRNPEKCERISGLARVVRGYAVAALENVALWHERDLTDSAPERIILPDACLLVDYMLDLFTYVVRGLQVYPDRMRENVELTQGLVFSQRVLIALIEKGLSRDKAYKTVQASSMRAWKERRPLRGLLEEDPEVTSRLSAQEMDAIFDYGVYTRYVDHSFERLGLS; this comes from the coding sequence ATGATCCCGAAATACTCACGACCCGAAATGGCCGCCATCTGGTCGGACAAAGGGAAGTACGACCGCTGGCTTCAGGTGGAGATCGCCGTGTGCGACGCCTGGGCGCAGCGCGGCGACATCCCCGAAGAGGCGGCGGAAAAGATCCGCCACGCCTCCTACGACCTGGAGGCGATGGAGCGCTACCTCGCGGAGACGCACCACGACGTCATCTCCTTCCTCCGCACCGTCGCCGACAGCCTCGGCGAGGAGGGGCGCTACGTCCACATGGGCCTCACCTCGTATGACGTCGTCGATACCGCCCTCGGCATCGCCCTGCGCGATTCGTCCGACATCCTCCTGCGCGATCTCGCCGCCCTCATCGAGGCGGTGGAAGAGAAGGCGCGCGAGCATAAGTACACGCTCATGATGGGGCGCACGCACGGCGTCCACGCCGAGCCCATAACCTTCGGGCTGAAGCTGGCGTCGTGGGTGGACGAGCTGCGCCGCAATGAGCGCCGCCTCGCGGAGGCGAAGGCGGAGGTCGCTGTGGGCAAGATAAGCGGGCCCGTGGGCAGCCACGCCACCGTCCCGCCCGACATCGAGGAGGCGGTCTGCAAGCGGCTCGGCCTGGGAATCGAAGCGATAAGCACGCAGATCGTCCACCGCGACCGGCACGCCCGCTTCCTGACCACGCTTGCCGTCCTCGCCTCGTCGCTCGACAAGTTCGCCACCGACCTGCGCAACATGCAGCGCACGGAGATCCTCGAGGTGGAGGAGCCGTTCGAGGCGGGACAGACGGGGTCGAGCGCCATGCCCCACAAGCGCAACCCCGAGAAGTGCGAGCGCATATCCGGCCTCGCCCGCGTCGTCCGTGGCTATGCCGTCGCCGCGCTGGAGAACGTCGCTCTCTGGCACGAGCGCGACCTCACGGACTCCGCGCCCGAACGCATCATCCTCCCCGACGCATGCCTGCTCGTCGACTACATGCTGGACCTCTTCACTTACGTCGTGCGCGGCCTCCAGGTCTACCCCGACCGCATGCGCGAAAACGTCGAGCTCACGCAGGGCCTTGTCTTCTCGCAGCGAGTGCTGATTGCCCTCATAGAGAAGGGGCTGAGCCGCGACAAGGCCTACAAGACCGTGCAGGCCAGCTCGATGCGCGCTTGGAAGGAGCGGCGGCCCCTACGAGGCCTGCTCGAGGAAGACCCGGAGGTCACCAGCCGGCTCAGCGCACAGGAGATGGACGCCATATTCGACTACGGCGTGTACACCCGCTACGTCGACCACTCCTTCGAAAGACTGGGCCTGTCCTGA
- the hisG gene encoding ATP phosphoribosyltransferase yields MIRLALPAGDVRPALGRLLTEVGLPLEEYARGSRAYVAASRENGLRVRVFRERDIPIQIALGNYDLGICDAAWVEELLGRYSSEAIVPLCDLGLGKRSIYVAAAASGENAPWWETPVVRLVSEYPGLAEAFARAARLPSYRIFPVWGAAEAYPPEDAELALVATKDEDDLSRNGLRPVHRLLESSVWLVANEQSLRSKDLGRLIKPLLSLKGVTNGRPPLTPPPPLARAPGRRQDVPWKRRDNAVRLALPDGHQQRHAVAALREAGIQLSGYDEETAARRPGCSMDGVEVKVIRPQDMPQQVALGNFDLAITGRDWLLDHLYRFPLSPVREAADLHLGSYSIAAVVSEELPAAGLDEALKAWRAEGRAFIRVASEYVNVADHFARGRHLGRYKVVPISGASEGFVPEDAELLIEGTETGATLAANRLKVIERLFQSTTCLIASTQEPPGERERLVKELTGMFLSNVALKG; encoded by the coding sequence ATGATAAGGCTCGCCCTCCCCGCCGGCGACGTCAGACCGGCCCTCGGACGGCTGCTCACGGAGGTGGGACTGCCGCTCGAGGAGTACGCGCGGGGCTCGCGTGCCTACGTCGCCGCCTCGCGGGAGAACGGCCTTCGGGTCCGCGTCTTCCGCGAGCGGGACATACCGATCCAGATCGCCCTCGGCAACTACGACCTCGGTATCTGCGATGCGGCGTGGGTCGAAGAGCTGCTCGGCCGTTACTCGAGCGAGGCGATTGTCCCCCTGTGCGACCTTGGGCTCGGGAAGCGCTCGATATACGTCGCGGCCGCTGCGTCGGGCGAAAACGCCCCCTGGTGGGAGACGCCCGTCGTGCGTCTCGTAAGCGAGTACCCCGGCCTAGCGGAGGCCTTCGCGCGCGCCGCCCGGCTGCCTTCGTATCGCATATTTCCCGTGTGGGGCGCCGCCGAGGCGTACCCGCCGGAGGACGCCGAGCTGGCGCTCGTGGCGACAAAGGACGAGGACGACCTTTCGAGAAACGGCTTGCGCCCCGTTCACCGGCTGCTGGAGAGCTCAGTGTGGCTTGTCGCCAACGAGCAGAGCCTGCGTTCGAAGGACCTGGGCCGCCTCATTAAGCCCCTGCTATCGCTGAAGGGCGTGACAAACGGCCGCCCGCCGCTGACGCCGCCTCCGCCGCTTGCGCGCGCACCCGGAAGGAGACAGGATGTCCCGTGGAAGCGGCGCGACAACGCGGTGCGCCTGGCGCTGCCGGACGGCCACCAGCAACGCCACGCTGTCGCTGCACTGAGGGAAGCCGGCATCCAGCTGTCGGGCTATGACGAGGAGACGGCAGCGCGGCGACCCGGCTGCAGTATGGACGGGGTCGAAGTGAAGGTGATCCGCCCGCAGGATATGCCGCAGCAGGTCGCGCTGGGCAATTTCGACCTGGCGATCACCGGCCGCGACTGGCTGCTCGATCACCTGTACCGCTTTCCCCTTAGCCCCGTCAGGGAAGCGGCGGACCTGCATCTCGGGAGCTACAGCATCGCTGCCGTGGTGAGCGAGGAGCTGCCGGCGGCGGGTCTCGACGAGGCGTTGAAAGCGTGGCGGGCGGAAGGACGCGCCTTCATTCGGGTCGCCTCCGAGTACGTAAACGTCGCCGACCATTTCGCCCGCGGCCGTCACCTGGGCCGCTACAAAGTGGTGCCGATAAGTGGCGCCTCGGAAGGGTTTGTTCCTGAGGACGCCGAGCTTCTGATCGAAGGGACGGAGACCGGCGCTACGCTCGCCGCCAACCGTCTGAAGGTAATCGAGCGGCTCTTCCAATCGACCACCTGCCTGATTGCGTCTACGCAAGAGCCGCCGGGCGAACGAGAACGCCTCGTCAAGGAGCTGACGGGCATGTTCCTGAGCAACGTGGCGCTCAAGGGGTAG
- a CDS encoding zinc dependent phospholipase C family protein, whose amino-acid sequence MPHLVFHMSVARELADTLSHPTLDAYRGAYYMGSTGPDMHILDGRKRSLSHYFELDELHEQNSVATFFEAHPELRCPDELRGGAPAFVAGYISHLVIDELWITEIYRPVFGPDSPLGGDARANIMDRVLQYDMDLERRRRAEITREIRAVLLGSDLDLDIAFVDSASLRRWRDVAVEMLERPPSWDRFRYLAGRFLLNAGIDTEEKLDEFLSTVPDLLREAKEHVTEHRMTEFLHAVTTGSLAALRRYLK is encoded by the coding sequence ATGCCGCATCTCGTCTTTCACATGTCCGTCGCGAGAGAGCTGGCCGATACCCTCTCACATCCCACGCTCGACGCCTACCGAGGCGCCTATTATATGGGCTCGACGGGCCCCGACATGCACATCCTTGACGGGCGGAAGAGGAGCCTTTCTCACTACTTCGAGCTCGACGAGCTGCACGAGCAGAACAGCGTGGCGACGTTTTTCGAGGCGCATCCCGAACTTCGTTGCCCCGACGAGCTTAGAGGCGGCGCGCCGGCGTTTGTCGCAGGGTACATCTCACACCTGGTAATCGACGAGCTCTGGATAACCGAGATATACCGTCCTGTCTTCGGGCCCGACTCGCCCCTCGGCGGCGACGCCCGCGCCAACATAATGGACCGGGTGCTGCAGTACGATATGGACTTGGAGCGCCGTCGCCGCGCGGAGATCACGCGCGAGATCAGAGCCGTGCTTCTGGGGAGCGACCTGGACCTTGACATCGCCTTCGTTGACAGCGCGTCGCTGCGGCGCTGGCGGGACGTTGCCGTCGAAATGCTCGAACGCCCGCCGAGCTGGGACCGCTTCCGCTATCTGGCGGGACGTTTTCTTCTTAACGCCGGAATCGATACCGAAGAGAAGCTCGACGAGTTCCTGTCAACCGTCCCCGACCTGCTCAGGGAGGCAAAGGAGCACGTAACGGAGCACCGCATGACGGAGTTCCTCCATGCTGTCACAACCGGTTCCCTGGCTGCTTTGCGAAGGTACCTGAAATGA
- the hisB gene encoding imidazoleglycerol-phosphate dehydratase HisB, whose protein sequence is MAGERRGKEERETKETTVRVEVNLDGRGRAEVETGIGMLDHLLQQLSRHSLIDITVEAKGDLEVDPHHTAEDVAICLGRALRKALGERKGIVRFGHAVVPLDEALALVSVDVSGRGYASTELSWTGERVGELPTELVSHLLWSIATEGRLTLHARTLAGASDHHKAEAVFKALARALGEAVRRDPRLGSEVPSTKGQL, encoded by the coding sequence TTGGCCGGTGAACGTCGCGGCAAGGAAGAGCGCGAGACGAAGGAGACGACCGTCCGCGTTGAGGTCAACCTCGACGGACGCGGACGCGCCGAGGTGGAGACCGGCATCGGGATGCTGGACCACCTGCTGCAGCAGCTATCGCGGCATAGCCTGATTGACATAACTGTCGAAGCGAAAGGCGACCTCGAGGTCGACCCGCACCACACGGCGGAGGACGTGGCGATCTGCCTGGGGCGGGCGCTGCGCAAGGCGCTGGGCGAGCGAAAGGGGATCGTTCGCTTCGGGCATGCGGTCGTGCCGCTGGACGAGGCGCTGGCGCTCGTGTCCGTGGACGTCAGCGGGCGCGGGTACGCCTCGACGGAGCTTTCGTGGACAGGGGAGCGCGTGGGCGAGCTGCCGACGGAGCTTGTCAGCCATCTGTTGTGGTCGATCGCGACGGAGGGGCGGCTGACGCTGCACGCGCGCACGCTTGCGGGCGCGAGCGACCATCACAAGGCCGAGGCGGTGTTCAAGGCGCTCGCGCGCGCGCTGGGTGAGGCGGTGCGCCGGGACCCGCGCCTGGGCAGCGAAGTACCCAGCACGAAGGGGCAGCTTTGA
- the purS gene encoding phosphoribosylformylglycinamidine synthase subunit PurS, with translation MYLAKVYVTLKPTVNDPQGLTIRGGLHSLGFGEVESVRAGKYLEIRLDEEQRSEAEARVHDMCRKLLANPVIEDYRFELEELPR, from the coding sequence GTGTATCTGGCGAAGGTGTACGTGACCCTCAAGCCGACGGTGAACGACCCACAGGGGCTGACGATACGAGGAGGTCTGCACTCGCTCGGCTTCGGCGAGGTGGAGAGCGTGCGGGCGGGGAAGTACCTGGAGATACGTCTGGACGAGGAGCAGCGGTCGGAGGCAGAGGCGCGCGTGCACGACATGTGCCGCAAGCTGCTGGCGAACCCCGTCATCGAAGACTACCGCTTCGAACTCGAGGAGTTGCCGCGTTAG